The nucleotide window CATAAAGCCTGAACTGGCTCCTGATCCGCAAACCAATAAAACATTTAACTTTTTCATGTTCCTTCTCTTCCTTTCCGGGCATGCCCTGTCCATCGACAAACCTAGTGTAAGACATCGCGAATTCATCGTCCAACCGTCATTTGCACGGGGTTGGGGCAACTAATTATTTTCCCCGATAGCGGGCATTTCTTTAGGTAGATATCAAAGCTTACCTTCGTTATAATCAAAGCAGTTTGATATCGTTCTAACAATCAGATGGGGTATTTTTACATTCTGCTTTAATCATGAATCATGATTTTCTTTCATCATTCATGGTGAAAATCCAGGGGAGGTGCAGAACAGGATGAATTGGAAAACTGAAAAACTGATCCGTCTGCTTTTGGAAATGCAGCCCAGCACAGCCCAGACTTTGGCTGAACGCATGGGTGTATCCGTGCGTAGCATCAAAAATTATGTGCATGAGATCAACAGCGAAGCCTCGGAAACGGTTCTTTCTTCCCGTGACGGTTATCGCCTTGATGTGGAAAAAGCCAAGGCCTTGCTGGATGAAAAGACCGACAACATTCCCCAGACATCCCGGGAACGGGTCATCTATATTCTGAATCAGCTGCTGAATCATCATAATAATGAAACCGTCAACCTGTATGATCTCAGCGATGAAATGTATATCAGCATGTCCACATTGAAAAATGAGCTCCAAAAAGTAAAACGCAAGCTGGCGCGCTTTGATTTAAAGCTGATCACCCGCGGCGACGATGTGTCGATCAGCGGGCTGGAAAAAAACAAGCGGAAAATGCTGAGTTCGATTCTTTATGATGAATCGAATGTCAACTTTTTAAACCTGCAGGCAATTCAAAACGCTTTCTCCAACATTGATATCGAATTCATTAAGAATACCGTGCTTCAGACCTTTGATGAATATCATTATTTCATCAATGACTATTCCCTGGTCAATCTGGTTCTGCATATCACGATCTCGGTCGACCGCATCCGCAATCAGAACATGAATACCCAACAGATTCAGGAACTGCCGGCTGTCCGCCTGCATGAATATGAGCTGGCTCAGCGTGTCGCCGAACAGCTGGAGGAACATTTTCAGATTCAGTACAGCGATGCCGAGGTGTATGAGATGACGCTGCTGATCATCTCCCGGGCGACAACGATTGATTACAAAAGCATTAACGCCTCCAACCTGGAAGAATTTGTCGGCAAGGATTGCCTGGATCTGGTCAAGCAGCTGATTCAGGACGTCAGCGCCTTTTACTACATTGATTTAAGCGAACAGGAATTTCTAATTCGCTTCGCGCTGCACATCCGCAACCTGTTAGTTCGCTCCAAGAATAATTATTTCTCAAAAAATCCGCTGGCTCAGGGAATTAAAACATCCTGTCCGATGATTTATGACGTATCGGTTTCGCTGGCGGGAACGATCAAGGAAAAGACCGGCGTTTCCATCAACGACGATGAAATTGCCTATATCGCTTTCCATTTAGGAAGCACGATTGAAGCGCAGAAAAGTCTGACAACCAAAATTACCGCCATTCTCTACTGTCCAAGTTATTACGATATGAATCTGAGAATTACCGATACCCTGAATCAACATTTTTACAATGAGCTGCTGGTCACTAATATTCTGACAGACGAAAGTGATTTTACCAAAGTCAAAGGAACAGATTTGATCATCTCCACCATGCCGCTGACGAAAATCTATACGACGCCGTCCATTCAGATCCATCCCTTTCTGACGGATAAAGACCGCATCAATTTGAAAGAGAAGATCGACGAAGTCCGGAAGCAGAAAAAGAAAAAAGAATTCGAGACTTATCTGCGCGAACTCATCATTCCGGAATTTTTTGAAAAGAAAAACACGCTGAAAAATCAGAATGCCTGTATTTCCTATATGGTCAATAAAATGGTTCGGTACGGCTATGTGGATTCCAGCTTTAAAAATGATATTCTGGAGCGGGAGAAAATGTCGACTACCGCTTATGGCAGTTTCGCGATTCCCCACGCTATGAAAATGTATGCCCATAAAACAGGAATCAACATCATAGCCAGCGATGAGGAAATCAACTGGAATGGTAAAGCAGTTCATCTTGTGCTGATGATGTGTTTTAACATCAATGAGCGTTATATTTTCAATGAAATCTTTGACCCTATTACGATGATTCTCAGTGAGAATGAAAATGTAAAAAAGATTATCGCCTGTTCGACCTATGAAGAATTCATTTCCAATATGGTTGAACTGTTATAACTCCCAGACCGCTGCAGTTTGTCAATGACGGCAAATCAAGCGGTTTTTTCATTGTTTTCCGATTCTCGTCCGGCATAGCTTCCAGCTTCAGGAAATGAAGCCGTTTTCAGTTTCCGTTTGTGATACAATAACAGGGGTGATATTATGGATTACAAAAATAAAGTGATTTACCAAATCTGGCCGCGTTCTTTTCAGGATTCCAACCATGACGGCATCGGTGATCTTCGCGGAATCCTGCAGCGCCTGGATCATCTGCAGGATTTAGGGATTGATTTGATCTGGCTGTCGCCGGTCTATTGTTCCCCCAATACAGATTACGGCTATGACATCAGCGATTATTACAGCATTCATCCGGATTTCGGAACGATGGATGATTTTGATGCTTTATTGGCAGA belongs to Holdemania massiliensis and includes:
- a CDS encoding BglG family transcription antiterminator, with protein sequence MNWKTEKLIRLLLEMQPSTAQTLAERMGVSVRSIKNYVHEINSEASETVLSSRDGYRLDVEKAKALLDEKTDNIPQTSRERVIYILNQLLNHHNNETVNLYDLSDEMYISMSTLKNELQKVKRKLARFDLKLITRGDDVSISGLEKNKRKMLSSILYDESNVNFLNLQAIQNAFSNIDIEFIKNTVLQTFDEYHYFINDYSLVNLVLHITISVDRIRNQNMNTQQIQELPAVRLHEYELAQRVAEQLEEHFQIQYSDAEVYEMTLLIISRATTIDYKSINASNLEEFVGKDCLDLVKQLIQDVSAFYYIDLSEQEFLIRFALHIRNLLVRSKNNYFSKNPLAQGIKTSCPMIYDVSVSLAGTIKEKTGVSINDDEIAYIAFHLGSTIEAQKSLTTKITAILYCPSYYDMNLRITDTLNQHFYNELLVTNILTDESDFTKVKGTDLIISTMPLTKIYTTPSIQIHPFLTDKDRINLKEKIDEVRKQKKKKEFETYLRELIIPEFFEKKNTLKNQNACISYMVNKMVRYGYVDSSFKNDILEREKMSTTAYGSFAIPHAMKMYAHKTGINIIASDEEINWNGKAVHLVLMMCFNINERYIFNEIFDPITMILSENENVKKIIACSTYEEFISNMVELL